In Moraxella nasovis, the sequence GTCACACTGCTTAGCCAAACGGTGCTATTAAAAGATATCAATGATGATGCGGATGTATTGGCTAAATTAAGTCATACTGCTTTTGATGCAGGGGTTTTGCCATACTATTTGCATATCTTAGATAAAGTTGTGGGGGCGGCTCACTTTGATGTGCCGATAGAGCGAGCAGTTGAGCTGTATTGGCAGCTGTTGGAGCGATTGCCGGGGTATCTTGTGCCAAAATTAGTGCAAGAATTGCCAAATAAGCCACATAAAATGCCTGTTGATGTGTATCAATTTAACAGATGATAAAAAAGTACTTGATTTTTGGTAAAAATTTGGTAGAATAGTTGCACTTTAGGCGTATAGCTCAGTTGGTTAGAGCACCACCTTGACATGGTGGGGGTCGATGGTTCGAGTCCGTTTACGCCTACCATATACAACCCCTTGAAACGTAATGGTTTCAAGGGGTTTTGTTTTAACGGTAATAAATTTTTGGTTAAAATTAAACCAGTTATTTTTCCTATTTCGTATAAAATACGCAAAACAGGAAAAAATTTACGCCAAAACAAAGCAGCTAAGACAATTAAACAAACATACCCGTTAGGTGTAGCATTAATGGATTGGATAATGACTATTATTTTTTTTTGCATAAAGACATTAGCCATGCGTTCAATTACAGAATATGCTAAAATAACGGCAAAATTTATAAAAATTATGCATGACAAATGAGTAAGCTTACGCTCTAATACAGATATAAAATCAATATTATGGCATTAAAAATCACCACTGACTGCATCAACTGCGACATCTGCGAACCTGAATGCCCAAATGATGCCATCAGCTATGACCCAAAGGTTAAAAAAACTTATGTGATTAACCCTGATCTTTGCACTGAATGTGTAGGATTTTATGATGAGCCGACGTGCGATAAGGTTTGTCCAGTTGACTGTATCATTAAGGATGAAAGTCGCCTAGAAAGTGATAGCGAGCTACTAGATAAGTATAAACGCATTTGGAGAAAGTAAGCCAAAGTAGTAACGTATAACGCCTTAAATCAGGCGTTTTTTTATTGGCAAGACAATAATTACAAATAAAAATGAAAATGACTATTATTTTTATTGATATTCATGAAAGAATTGTTTAATATATGCAAAGGTTGTACTACTTATGCTAACAAAAGGAAATATTCATGAAAAAACACCCCTTCGTCTTATTACCGCTGGCTGCTGTTATGGCAAGCGTTGCACATGCTGAGACCACTCCTGTGGTTCAGTTGGCGTCAGATCACTTTGTGGTTAACCGTCAGGGTACAAAGGTGCAAACCAACGTGGTTACACTCAAAGAAAAAGATGCACGCACCGAGACAGATTTACGAGGTTTGTTATCTGATGAACCCGCTATTGAGTTTGGTGGCGGTAATGGCACATCGCAATTCATTGCCATTCGCGGCATGGGTCAAAACTCAGTGGATTTAAAGATAGATGATGCGTATTCCGATAGTCAAATTCTATACCATCAAGGTCGCCACATGTTAGACCCTGAACTAGTAAAAATTGTCTCTGTGCAAAAAGGTGCAGGCTCAGCATCGGCAGGTATTGGAGCGACCAATGGTGCGATTGTTGCCAAGACGGTTGAAGCTCAAGATTTGTTAGTAGGTTCAGATAAGAATTATGGAGCGAAAGTAGGTTTTGGCTATGCTAGCAATAATGAGCATTCTTATAAAGCAAGTGTATTTGGCAAGACAGGTAATGTTGATGCCTTGGTGGCGTATAATCGTGTTAATTCTAAGAACTACGATGCAGGCGGTGCCTTTAAAAATGGTATAGACGATAAGTCGTATGTGCCGTATAGCGGACTTGATAAAGTGGGCTTGCTGGCAAAAGTGGGTGTTAATTTAGACAATCACCGTTTCGTACTAAGTCATATGAAAAATACCAATAAAGGTGTGCGTACGGTACGTGAAGAGTTCACTGTCGATGACCGCAAGGTTTGGAATGCACAAAAGAAAATATGGGAAGATAACCGCACTAGTGCAAAACGACAAGTACCTGCCTATCGTGAGATAAGTGTCGATAACACCAACCTTGAATGGACGGCAAGTAATTTAGGATTCGCTGACACAGCAAAAGCCAATGCTTATGTCATGAACAATAAACGTTATTCAGCAGATGATTCAGGCTGTGGTTACTGTGGCAACATTGCAGGTGAGACTACAACCACCATTAAAACTAAGGGCTTAAACCTAAATTTAGACAGTACAGTGCAAGATACTCTGGTTAAATATGGTATTAACTATCGCAATCAAGAAGTGCAGCCACATACTTTCTTTGAAAATGACGTTAATGCTGCTTATCAGGCGGATTTGGCAAGAAATCCAAATAAAAAACATAAGTACGATGGACGCATTGAGCTTAGAAATCCGAATAAGACTGATGTGGGCGTTTATGCTGAAGCAATCAAAGACATTGGTAATCTGACATTAACGGCAGGCTTGCGTTATGACCGCTTTGATTTTGAAGCAGTTGATGGTAAAAAAGTTTCAGATAGTGCAATCAACCCAAGTTTTGGTGTGATTTATCAAGCAACACCTGAGCTTAGTCTAAGTGCGACACATAACTATGCTAGCCGTAGCCCACGTCTATACGACGCTCTTTTGGCACACAGTAAGCCAAATCGTGGTGTAACTACGATTGCTGATGGCACAGTTGCTGAAAAAGCAAAAAATACCGAGATTGGCTTTAATTATAAAGCAGGAAATGTAACCGTTGATGGCAGTTACTTCTGGCAAAAAATTGACGATGCTCTTGCCAATCCGCAAAATCGTCATGAAGGTCAAGACGATAAGCTTGTGATTAAGCAAATTACAAATGCAGGTTACATTAAAAACCACGGTTATGAGCTTGGCGTATCGTATAAAGATCGTAACTGGACGGCTCGTGCAGGCGTGGCACAGAGCAAACCACGTCTTTATGACACGCATAAAGATAAGCTGCTTAGTGCCAATCCTGAGTTTGCAGTGCAGACTGGACGCACTTGGACGGGGTCTTTGGCATATCAGTTTAATGAACCAAACTTAGAGCTAGGTGCTAGAGTGCGTGTAGTTGAAGGTGCTTCTGAAAGTGTGCTTGCACGTGATACTGCCCCAACAATTCGCGATGCTTATAATACGGGTGATATTTTTGCTAACTGGAAGCCATACGGTAATGATACGCTAAATGTAAACTTTGCGGTAAATAACATTGCTAATAAATTGTACTATCCGCACAGTCAGCGTGGCACGACACTACCAGCTGTAGGACGTGATTTCCGTGTTGGTGTGAACTATAAGTTCTAATGCGCTATAATTTTTAAAACAATTTCTCCACCGCCCAGTTCAAAGCTTGAGCTGGGCTTTTTTTAGGTGCTATTTAGATGATGGGTAGGATTTATTTTTTAGTATTGAGCTTATGGGCGATGGCTCTTGGGTGGGTCTTGTCATACACTTGTGTGAGTGCTTTAAAATCCACCTGAGTGTAGATTTGTGTGGTGCTGATGTCGCTATGCCCAAGCATTTCTTGTACTGCACGCAGATCACCACTAGAAGATAGAAGGTGAGAGGCAAAGCAATGACGCAAAAGATGGGGGTATAGATTGTGATCGATACCAGCGTTTTTAGCCAGCGTTTTTAGACGTAACTGCACGGCACGAGTAGATAGCCTTGTGCCATGGCGTTCGCTGACGAATAAGGCGTTTGTGCTTTCTTGCCATAGATCTCGGTGAGGTAGGTATAAAGTTAGTGCATCAATTGCCTTTTGACCAATAGGGACGATACGCTGTTTATTGCCTTTGCCAAGCACTCTCACAATGCCTTGTTTTAGGTTAATGTCGTGGGTATCAAGACCGACAAGCTCAGACAGTCTTAGCCCACTACTGTACATCAGCTCAAACATGGCTCTATCTCGCACCCACAGTCGTGCTTGGCTTGCATCATCTGGCATAGGCTGATCAAGTAGATGTGCCATTAAATCCACATCAACGATTTTGGGCAACGCCCTAGGGTCTGATTTTAGGCGATAACCTGTGGTGGGGTTGGTGGCAGCTTTACCATTTTCAATGAGATGGGCATAAAATTTACGTATGGCACTGATTTCTTGCTTGGCACTGATAGGCTTAATGCCGTCTCGTTCAAGGCGTATGCTTAAGAAAGTGGCTAAATCTTTTTTATCACATGCCAAATAATCGCCTTTAAGTCGGCGACTGTCATCAATAAAGCTCAAAAAACGCCAAAGTGTGGCACGATAAGCATCTACTGTGTGTGCAGAATAGTTTTGTAAGCTAAGCTTATCAAGCCAAGCTTCTGCCACCGCCCAATGCTTGGGCGGAATGTCTTTTGCTGGTAAATCTTGAGGCAACGCAGTAAGAGCGTGCGACAGTCGCATGGCATTAGACATATCTTAGGTTACCCATCTGCCTATGGTGTCTAGGCGTGTTATGATGTGACGTCATGATCGCTTGGGTTTGGTGTTAGTTCAATACCTGCACGAGCTGCTAGACCATTTGGGCTAAATACCCCTTCATAGACAAAGGCTGTCGGACCTGTCATAAGTACTGAATAG encodes:
- a CDS encoding YfhL family 4Fe-4S dicluster ferredoxin, producing the protein MALKITTDCINCDICEPECPNDAISYDPKVKKTYVINPDLCTECVGFYDEPTCDKVCPVDCIIKDESRLESDSELLDKYKRIWRK
- a CDS encoding TonB-dependent siderophore receptor; the protein is MKKHPFVLLPLAAVMASVAHAETTPVVQLASDHFVVNRQGTKVQTNVVTLKEKDARTETDLRGLLSDEPAIEFGGGNGTSQFIAIRGMGQNSVDLKIDDAYSDSQILYHQGRHMLDPELVKIVSVQKGAGSASAGIGATNGAIVAKTVEAQDLLVGSDKNYGAKVGFGYASNNEHSYKASVFGKTGNVDALVAYNRVNSKNYDAGGAFKNGIDDKSYVPYSGLDKVGLLAKVGVNLDNHRFVLSHMKNTNKGVRTVREEFTVDDRKVWNAQKKIWEDNRTSAKRQVPAYREISVDNTNLEWTASNLGFADTAKANAYVMNNKRYSADDSGCGYCGNIAGETTTTIKTKGLNLNLDSTVQDTLVKYGINYRNQEVQPHTFFENDVNAAYQADLARNPNKKHKYDGRIELRNPNKTDVGVYAEAIKDIGNLTLTAGLRYDRFDFEAVDGKKVSDSAINPSFGVIYQATPELSLSATHNYASRSPRLYDALLAHSKPNRGVTTIADGTVAEKAKNTEIGFNYKAGNVTVDGSYFWQKIDDALANPQNRHEGQDDKLVIKQITNAGYIKNHGYELGVSYKDRNWTARAGVAQSKPRLYDTHKDKLLSANPEFAVQTGRTWTGSLAYQFNEPNLELGARVRVVEGASESVLARDTAPTIRDAYNTGDIFANWKPYGNDTLNVNFAVNNIANKLYYPHSQRGTTLPAVGRDFRVGVNYKF
- a CDS encoding tyrosine recombinase XerC, producing MSNAMRLSHALTALPQDLPAKDIPPKHWAVAEAWLDKLSLQNYSAHTVDAYRATLWRFLSFIDDSRRLKGDYLACDKKDLATFLSIRLERDGIKPISAKQEISAIRKFYAHLIENGKAATNPTTGYRLKSDPRALPKIVDVDLMAHLLDQPMPDDASQARLWVRDRAMFELMYSSGLRLSELVGLDTHDINLKQGIVRVLGKGNKQRIVPIGQKAIDALTLYLPHRDLWQESTNALFVSERHGTRLSTRAVQLRLKTLAKNAGIDHNLYPHLLRHCFASHLLSSSGDLRAVQEMLGHSDISTTQIYTQVDFKALTQVYDKTHPRAIAHKLNTKK